The Mesotoga sp. UBA6090 genome segment TCCCTATAATTATACAGTATATGCCAAAGAATCTCAGACGGCGCTTCAAAACAAGTTTTTTGAGGAGCCATAGTCCAACTATCCCCATAAGGAAGGCGAGAAGAGATGCTAACAGAACAGTTGAAAGAGGAAGACTTACTCTCGAAATCTCGAGAATGCCGGCTCCGAAAGTTACCGGAAGACTCAGAAGGAATGAGAACCTAACTGCATCACTTCTCATCATTCCAATGAGTAGAGCGCCAAATATTGTCAGGCCGCTCCTGGATATTCCCGGAGCTATTGCAGCAGCTTGAAAAATTCCAATCGACAGCGCGCCCGCAACAGACAGGTCAAGAATTCTTCTGTCACCTTTGAATCTATCAGAAATGAATAGTGCAACAGCCGTAACAAAAAGCATGATCGAAGTGAAGGCAACATCAGAAAAGAGAGATTTAATTTCATCCTCCAGCAAGAACCCCGCCAAAACCGCAGGTAGCGTTGCTATGAGAAGCAGCAAAATGTATTTGATCGACGAACTTCTTTTTTCCGGCCTGCTTAGACCAGTTAAGATCGCCCACAGATCTTTGAATGTAAACAACAGAACAGCAAAAAAAGTAGCAAGATGCAAGACAGCAAAAAAGGCAGCCTTCGATTCGGTGTCAAGTGGTACGTTTAGAAAACTGGAGAAGATTGTGAGATGCCCGGATGAAGAAACGGGAAGAAACTCCGTTGCTCCTTGCACTACTC includes the following:
- a CDS encoding undecaprenyl-diphosphate phosphatase, producing the protein MSEFASYLLLGVVQGATEFLPVSSSGHLTIFSSFLNVPLDTESKAAFFAVLHLATFFAVLLFTFKDLWAILTGLSRPEKRSSSIKYILLLLIATLPAVLAGFLLEDEIKSLFSDVAFTSIMLFVTAVALFISDRFKGDRRILDLSVAGALSIGIFQAAAIAPGISRSGLTIFGALLIGMMRSDAVRFSFLLSLPVTFGAGILEISRVSLPLSTVLLASLLAFLMGIVGLWLLKKLVLKRRLRFFGIYCIIIGTIGLIFRGVM